Within the Mucilaginibacter sp. CSA2-8R genome, the region GAAGAGGGTAAGTACAACTGGGCCGCCAACCAGGATTTACGGGCATTTGCCGAACTTTGTAAAAAGCACCAGGTATCGTTGTTGGTTCGTATTGGTCCGTGGTGCCACGGCGAAGTGCGTAACGGCGGTTTTCCGGACTGGTTGGTGAAGCGCGTTAACCTGCGTAAAAACAATGCGGACTACCTGGCATCGGTACAAAAGTTTTACAATGCCATAGGCAACGAGGTTAAGGGCCTGTATTTTAAAGACGGTGGGCCCATTGTTGGCGTGCAGATTGAGAATGAATTTCGTTTCAATAATCCTACTGGTTTAGAGCATATCCTTACACTGAAACAAATGGCCATCAAGGCCGGAATGGATGTGCCTTATTACACGGCAACCGGTTGGCCGGGATCCAATCAAACACAAAATGAATTGATACCCGTTTGGGGTGGGTACCCCGAAGCCCCTTGGGACAAACGTATTACCGAACTGCCCTTGTCAGAAAACTATGTGTTCAGTACCCTGCGTAATGATCCGGCCATTGGCAGCGATCTGTTAGGCAAACACCAGGAGGATACCTCCGGTTATAAAGGTTACCGATATCCGTATGCCACGGCCGAGATGGGTGGCGGTATACAAATTACTTACCATCGCCGCCCCATCATTGAGCCCATTGATGTTGCTGCACTGGCGTATGTAAAAATTGGGTCGGGGGCTAATTTGATGGGGTATTACATGTTTCATGGCGGCTCTAATGCTATCGGTAAATTAAGTACACTGCAAGAATCAAAGGCTACTAAGTACCCAAATGATTACCCTATCATCAGTTATGATTTTCAGGCTCCCATTGGCGAGTTTGGGCAACTGCGGCCATCGTGCAGGGTGTTTAAAGTACTTCATAGCTTTTTAAATGATTTTGGCGACAGGTTAGTGCAATACTATCCAACGTTCGCCGAACAAAAGCCAACGGGGCCGGCTGATAGCACAACGCTGCGTTTTGCTGTGCGCTCAAAAGATAGTAGCGGGTTTGTATTTGTAAGCAACTATCAGCGCTTGTTAACGTTAAAAAATCATCCGCAAGTTCAGTTTAAATTTAAGCTGACGGATAACCAAACTTTGCGCTTTCCGGAACAGCCTGTTGCTTTGCCTTCAGGAGCAACGGCCATCTTTCCGTTTAATATGGACATAGACGGAACCAATCTCAGATATGCAACCGTGCAGCCACTTTTTAAATTAAATGGCGTTATGCCAACTTACGTGTTTTTTGCTGTTGACGGTGTTCGGCCCGAATTGATGTTTGATTCAAAAAATATAAAAGGCTTGGTATCTAACCAAGGGAAGTATACGCGTAAGACGGATAGTTATCTAATCAATCAGTTAATACCTGGTTTGAATTGCAGGCTGCAGGTTACGTCGCGAAACGGAAAGAAAATAAATGTCTTAATTTTAACGCAGCAGCAGGCGCTGGATAGCTGGAAAGGTAAGGCCTTAGGGGCGGAGCATTTGTTTATCTCTAAACAAGATTTACAATTTAATAAGGGTGAACTTAAAATGCAGAGTATTGACAATCCGCATTTTACCATATTTGCTTATCCGGTTATAAAAGGTAGGAAGCCGTCTGGTAAAACAAATTATACTGTTGCTCCTCAAGGAATGTTCAATGAGCTAACTGTCAATCTGCCGGCAGTACGGTATCCTGTTACCTATAATCCTGTGAATAATATTGAGCCCTTTTTAAATAGAGGTGCATTATTGCCATCAGATAATCGGGCTGAGCAAGCAAATTATAATGGTCCCCAATACCAAACTAATTTAACCGCTGTTGATGGATCTGCCTACTGGCAAATTAATCTACCTAATTTAAGCGGGAAGGCCCTGCTTGAAATTGATTATAAGGGAGATACAGGCAGTGCTTATATTGGTGGAAAGCTTATTGCAGACGATTACTATAAGGGTAAGCCCATGTTTTTAAACGCAAATAAAATTGGGATTAATTCAGGTCTTTCGAAAATTATTTTTCAGGTTATTCCTTTTAAAGGCAGTGCATCAGTGTATCTGCAAAATCAGGCAAAAGTGTTCGGAGGCACAAATCTGTCCTCGGTAAAACTGCTGCCTGTTTACGAAGCAGTGATTAAATACAGGCGTTCTTTCTTTTAAAGAAAATAATATTCTGTAGTGAAATGTGTTTTGCTTTTTGGTTACTATCGGTTAATAAATTTTCCTAGATTTAATTTGTTAAATCCTAGGTTTAAAATTTATTTTTGCAGGGTTAAAAACCTAAAATCGTCACTGCTTTATGAAAAGTGTTTTCGGCTTCAATATCATTCCCGAAAATGATGCTGATCGTGTAAAAGCGTTAAATCGTTATCATATATTCAATACACCATCCGAGCCTTCTTTTAATAAAATTGTACAGCTGGTTAAAAGCATCTTTAAAACATCAATTGCACATCTTTCTTTTATGGACGCGGAAAGAGAGGTTATTAAAGCCAGTATTGGTTTAGGCGACCTGATTAATGTTAATCGTGCCGAAAGTATGTGTGCTTTAACCGTGTTCAACTCTGATATTACTGTATTTGAAGATGCACTCTATGAGCCCGCATTAAAAGATCATCCATACGTACACGGGGCTTTCGGGCTTCGCTTTTATGCAGGCGCCCCTTTAAAAACGCATGATGGTTACACCATAGGTACTTTATGTATTGTTGATAAGCAGCCAAGACAATTTTCGGATAACGACCGCGAGATACTGCAAAACCTGGCTGAGGTAGCTATGGATCAAATTGAGCTACGGCTTTCAACCCTGCGCGAAACTCAAAAGCAGATAGATACTAATGATAAGCTTAGTGCCAGCGAGCAACGCCTGCAAAGTATATTGGATACAATGTCTGAAGGCGTAGGAATTATTAACCAGGAGGGGCAGTTGGTTTACGCTAATTCTGTAGCCCAACATATTTTAGGTTTGAGTGAAAATGAAATTAAAACCCGCACCTTCTATGATCAA harbors:
- a CDS encoding beta-galactosidase; translation: MNRAFWLAALICICIRVNAQEVYTADLSKTHEPVLTNHLKLGTHVDPSGHTLDANSLYFIKDGKPWYPVMGEFHFSRYARDQWEESILKMKAAGIDIIATYVFWIYHEEEEGKYNWAANQDLRAFAELCKKHQVSLLVRIGPWCHGEVRNGGFPDWLVKRVNLRKNNADYLASVQKFYNAIGNEVKGLYFKDGGPIVGVQIENEFRFNNPTGLEHILTLKQMAIKAGMDVPYYTATGWPGSNQTQNELIPVWGGYPEAPWDKRITELPLSENYVFSTLRNDPAIGSDLLGKHQEDTSGYKGYRYPYATAEMGGGIQITYHRRPIIEPIDVAALAYVKIGSGANLMGYYMFHGGSNAIGKLSTLQESKATKYPNDYPIISYDFQAPIGEFGQLRPSCRVFKVLHSFLNDFGDRLVQYYPTFAEQKPTGPADSTTLRFAVRSKDSSGFVFVSNYQRLLTLKNHPQVQFKFKLTDNQTLRFPEQPVALPSGATAIFPFNMDIDGTNLRYATVQPLFKLNGVMPTYVFFAVDGVRPELMFDSKNIKGLVSNQGKYTRKTDSYLINQLIPGLNCRLQVTSRNGKKINVLILTQQQALDSWKGKALGAEHLFISKQDLQFNKGELKMQSIDNPHFTIFAYPVIKGRKPSGKTNYTVAPQGMFNELTVNLPAVRYPVTYNPVNNIEPFLNRGALLPSDNRAEQANYNGPQYQTNLTAVDGSAYWQINLPNLSGKALLEIDYKGDTGSAYIGGKLIADDYYKGKPMFLNANKIGINSGLSKIIFQVIPFKGSASVYLQNQAKVFGGTNLSSVKLLPVYEAVIKYRRSFF